DNA from Arthrobacter sp. PvP023:
AGCAAGGAAATGCCCCTCACCGGGCAAAATCTCCGTGGTCACATTACCGCCGCGTCCGGGGCGATGGCCCATCCCCTGCAGGGTCCCGGATGGTTCCATGGCTCCGGTAAGGACGAGGGTCCGCACGGCAAAATCGCGTCTGGCGTAGGCGCCGAAGATAATAGCCATGAACGCCGGGAGGATCGTGGCACGATATAGGGCCGAGCCTGCGAGGGCCCTCTCGCGCTGGGCCATTGCCGCGTAGTAGAGCTGGATGTCCTCCTCCTTGACTCCGCCAGCAGGCTCGAAGGCCGTGAAGAGGTGCCGCACAACTTTTTCGTTCTGCTGCACGCGCGGACCGATCCCCGGAGCCGCGATCGCGAAGGCGTGCCACAGCTTGGGGAAGAGTCCCAGCAGCCGGGCGTTTGGCCTAATGTGCACATCAGGGGCGCCCGTGACAACGAGAGCCTCCACCAGGTCGGGCCGGTCCATGGCCAGTTGCTGGCCAATGATGGCGCCCCAGTCGTGGGTCAGGAACCGCGCCCGCGTGATATCCAGTGTGGCCATGAGCTGGACGATGTCATCGACAAGGGTGCGGGCCTCGTAGCCTTTCGTGGGGGCGTCGGTCCAGCCGAAGCCCCGCTGGTCCACGGCGACTACCCGGTAGTGCTCGGCCAGGTGCGGGATGACGCCATGCCACTCCCACCAGTTCTGCGGGAATCCATGGAGCAGGAGAAGCGGCTGCCCCCGCCCCGCCTCCGCTACGTGCATCCGTAACCCACGCACATCTATCCATCGGTGGGTCACGCCCGCAAGGTGCGGCATGGCAATTCCGGCAACGACGCCGCCTGGCCCTTCCATGCACTCAAAATACTCCGTCTGTACCGGGCACCCAAGGGCTCCACGTCGAACTAGTGCTGTTTCTTGAGGGCACGTACGACGACGATGTGCAGCGTCCGCTGCTCGATGGCCGGGCGCCGTTCCGGGCACTACTTGAGGCTGAGCACCTCGTCGATCGGGCGGCCGTTGACGAACACCCGGGCGCTCGTGGCCCCGGCCGCTGCCATGGCCGTGTACTCCAGCTGTGCCTTCGCCCGGGGGATGTCGCACACACCACCCAGCATGAACTGCCCGGTGAGGTAGATCGTGATCGTGCTGCCGTCCAACTCCCCGCCAACGTAGCTGAGGTTCGACTGGTACAGGACGTTCACGAGCCCTGACAGTCCGACGTCGCGGCTCTTGTTCGCGAGCAGCGTCCCGACGCTGGGGCCCACCTGGTCCGTGAAGCGGACCGGAGCCGTGGTGGTAGCGACGAGGCTGTCACCGCAGCCGATCAACGGCCCGGAAACACCGGCGTCGCCGACGGCGACGTAGTAGATGGTCAGCGGGGCCACCTGCTCCGGGAGCCCGGTGGAGGTAGGTTCCGCCGTCGCCGTCGGGCTCGCAGGAGCGGACGACGGCGGGGTAGTCGCTGTAGGGGTCGGGGTGACCGACGGGGTGGTCGCGGACGGGCTTGCGGTCGTGGTCGGCGCGGCGGAGCTACTCGCGGGCGACGACGTCGTAGTCGCGGCGGCGGACGTGCTCGTGGGCGCCGGAGCCGGCGGGCCGAAGCAGCCCGAGAGCCCGAACAGGGCACAGACCCCGAGAACGCTGAATGCCGTAAGCCTGGGCCTGGTCATGATGCCCCCTTTGGTGCGGGCCCAGCATTTTCGGAGCCCTGCTTCAACCTACGCCTGAAGGTTCCTCCGGAACAGGGGCTTAAGTCCGGCGTCGATGGCGGCTCCGGGCAGGCCGGAAGCGCCTATCACTCAGCTTGCCGGCTTCCGCGATGGTCCCCCGGGCCGCCCCTTCCTCCGGAGTACATACCTCGCGGTGAGGGCTGCAAGAAGGCCGGCGAGAGTCACCAGTTGCACTTCGTCAAAGGACAGCCCGTCAATGTTCGGCTGCAATTCTTCTTCCGTCGCCCAGCCGAACCAGACTTCGCTAACTAGTATCCCCGCAAGGAAATAGGCAGCGGCCGAGTAGAGCCACAGCCAGCGCGTGATGCCTCGCCCGACGATCAGGTGCGCCACAACGCCGAAGGCCAGCGCCATGACCGCAAGCAGTGCCAAACCTGCAATTCCCAGGTCCCATTGCGCCACCGCCAATCACCTCCCCGCCACTCTTCCTGCCATGAGTCTCCTCGTTCGGACTTCATGAACGTAGAGCCGATGGTCCCCGATACCCGCTGATTCCGCGGCACCGCGTGAGAGAGGGTTTCCCGTTTCGGCCCCGGGAGTGAGAGAGCGTCCGGAGGAAAGGGTGCCAAAAGTGAGAGAGCGTCCGGGGGAAAGGGTGCCAAAAGTGAGAGAGCGTCCGGGGTAACGGGTGCCAAAAGTGAGAGAGCGTCCGTCGAAAAGGGGAAAGAACTGAGAGAGCGTTGGAGGGGGCTAGAGCGAGGCGCCGCCGCAGATCACGTAGTTCTGGCCGGTGATGGACTTCCCGTGCGGGCCCAGCAGGAACGCGGCCAGCGCGGCCACGTCCTCCGGGTCCACCAGGGCACCGAGGGCCGGCATCCGCACCGGGGTGGCTGCCCGGCCGGGATCGTTCAGCATCGGAGTGTCGGTCGGGCCCGGGGAGAGCACGTTCACGGTAATCCCCCGCGGCGCGAGTTCCTGCGCCCACGTCCGTCCCAGCCCCATCAGCGCAGCCTTCGTCGCAGCGTAATGACTCTTGCCCGGCATCCCGGTGGAGGTGCGGCTGCCCAGCAGCAGCACCCGCCCGCCGTCGGGCATGGAGGGCACCAAAGCGTTGGCCAGCACGCTGGCCGCCGCCACGTGGACAGTGAACATTCCGGCCAGCGCAGACGGGTCCAGCTCGCCCAAGGGCGCGGTCCGCTGGAACCCGGCGGCGTGCACCAGCGCATCCGCCGGCCGCAGCCCGGCCAGCGCACCGGGCAGGGATTCCGGTTCGGAGAGATCAGCCCGCAGCCACCGAAACCCCTTCCCCAACGAAGACTCGCTGCGGCTCAGGCCGGTCACCCGCCACCCGTCGGCAAGCAGTCGCTGAGCTATCGCTTTGCCGATTCCCGAGCTGGTGCCGGTGACAACGGCGTGCTGTGTCATTCGTCCCCGCCGGGAGTGGTGGTGCCTTCGTACGCCCACTGCGGGTCAACCCGGACGAACTTGATGGCCTGCCGGAAGTACGTGTAGGCGATGTTCAGGGCACCGTCCGGGCCCTGGTGGATGGACGGGTAGGAGTACTCGCGGTTGAGCCCGTCGCGGGAGTTGTTGGACAGGCAGTACCCGTCCCCCACGTCCAGGTTCCGTCGGATCGGCCACGAACGGCCCGAGTCCTCGGAGATTGCCAGCGTCATCGGCGAGCGCGGCGTGCCCCAGAAGGCGCGCTTCACGCCGTCGTCCTCGGAGAAAGCTGCAGCATCCGGCTCGGCGAGCTGGCCCTGCTCCTCGGCCAGG
Protein-coding regions in this window:
- a CDS encoding alpha/beta fold hydrolase, whose product is MEGPGGVVAGIAMPHLAGVTHRWIDVRGLRMHVAEAGRGQPLLLLHGFPQNWWEWHGVIPHLAEHYRVVAVDQRGFGWTDAPTKGYEARTLVDDIVQLMATLDITRARFLTHDWGAIIGQQLAMDRPDLVEALVVTGAPDVHIRPNARLLGLFPKLWHAFAIAAPGIGPRVQQNEKVVRHLFTAFEPAGGVKEEDIQLYYAAMAQRERALAGSALYRATILPAFMAIIFGAYARRDFAVRTLVLTGAMEPSGTLQGMGHRPGRGGNVTTEILPGEGHFLADHRPELVADRALRFFAQEPDH
- a CDS encoding SDR family NAD(P)-dependent oxidoreductase; protein product: MTQHAVVTGTSSGIGKAIAQRLLADGWRVTGLSRSESSLGKGFRWLRADLSEPESLPGALAGLRPADALVHAAGFQRTAPLGELDPSALAGMFTVHVAAASVLANALVPSMPDGGRVLLLGSRTSTGMPGKSHYAATKAALMGLGRTWAQELAPRGITVNVLSPGPTDTPMLNDPGRAATPVRMPALGALVDPEDVAALAAFLLGPHGKSITGQNYVICGGASL